The following are encoded together in the Lathyrus oleraceus cultivar Zhongwan6 chromosome 3, CAAS_Psat_ZW6_1.0, whole genome shotgun sequence genome:
- the LOC127131483 gene encoding cytochrome P450 714A2 — MILEGAKSCEGSDELLPSSTARERFNLDNCKTIFFAGHESTAITASWCLTLLAIHHDWPDRVSEEVLEVCGNGNPDANKLRSMKTLTMVIQETLRLYFTAMFIGRRAYQDIDFTCEISLNFTCSHL; from the exons ATGATACTTGAGGGTGCAAAGAGTTGCGAGGGAAGTGATGAACTCTTACCAAGTTCAACCGCGCGAGAAAGGTTCAACTTAGATAACTGCAAAACTATATTCTTTGCTGGACATGAAAGTACTGCAATTACAGCATCATGGTGCTTAACGTTGTTAGCTATACACCATGATTGGCCAGATCGTGTCAGCGAAGAGGTGCTTGAAGTTTGTGGAAATGGTAATCCAGATGCAAATAAACTTAGAAGCATGAAAACG TTAACCATGGTGATTCAAGAGACTTTGAGGCTTTATTTTACTGCAATGTTTATAGGCAGAAGAGCTTACCAAGATATTGACTTTACATGTGAAATTTCTCTAAACTTTACATGTTCTCACCTATAA
- the LOC127127976 gene encoding LRR receptor kinase BAK1, with amino-acid sequence MFPLLFLLLKLQIFLIHASQSLSEHYTLIAIKESLDPENRVLFSWNTDSDPCSGTFEGVACNQQGLVTNISLQGKGLSGKIPSVIGSLKSLTGLYLHFNALNGILPKEIAGLSQLSDLYLNVNNLSGAIPREIGNMSNLQVLQLSYNELNGSIPTELGRLEKLSVLSLQYNHLRGAIPASLGELERLERLDLSFNTLFGPIPVTLSYAPKLQTLDVRNNSLSGNIPLDLKRLEEGFKYSNNRGLCGTGFANLDSCQIVSNSDPIRPEPYVPTKNSTIDYPTSPEQTAKNCGNADCRRRSESLIIALIFVMIGVIFVSSVTALFLILRYRRQKQKIGNTGEISNSRRLSTDKIKEVCRKNASRLISLEYSNGWDPLSRNLSGYSQEFLESFMFNLEEVDRATQCFSELNLLTKSNISANYRGILRNGSVVVIKCVAKTSCKSDETEFLKGLKILTSLKHDNLVRLRGFCCSKGRGECFLVYDFVSNGSLSKYLDVKRGSDEVLEWSTRVSIIHGIAKGIGYLHGKKGSKHYSLVHQNISAEKVLLDSRYNSLLADSGLHKLLADDVVFSTLKASAAMGYLAPEYATTGRFTEKSDVYAFGVIVFQLLIGKHDITLLSRQWEETGNLKDIIDENLEGNFLESEAEKLARLALVCTNESPHLRPTMEDIMRELCDDKW; translated from the exons ATGTTTCCTCTCTTATTCCTGCTCCTAAAACTACAAATCTTCCTCATACATGCTTCTCAATCTCTCTCTGAACATTACACTCTTATTGCCATCAAAGAATCTCTAGACCCTGAAAACCGTGTGTTGTTCTCATGGAACACTGATTCTGACCCATGTAGTGGAACTTTTGAAGGTGTTGCTTGTAATCAACAAGGTCTTGTTACTAATATTTCACTTCAAGGAAAAGGTTTATCTGGGAAAATACCTTCGGTTATTGGTAGTCTCAAGAGTTTGACTGGTCTTTACCTTCATTTCAATGCCTTGAATGGGATTTTGCCTAAGGAAATTGCAGGTTTATCTCAGCTTAGTGATTTGTATCTTAATGTTAATAATCTCTCTGGTGCTATCCCTCGTGAGATTGGTAACATGTCAAATCTTCAAG TTTTGCAGCTTTCTTATAATGAGCTTAATGGAAGTATACCTACGGAATTAGGAAGATTAGAGAAGCTAAGTGTTCTTTCACTCCAATATAATCACTTACGCGGCGCGATTCCTGCGAGTTTGGGTGAGCTAGAGAGACTTGAAAGATTGGATCTCAGCTTCAATACCCTTTTTGGTCCAATTCCAGTGACATTGTCTTATGCACCTAAACTACAGACTCTTGATGTTCGAAACAATTCACTCTCCGGAAACATCCCTCTAG ATTTGAAAAGACTAGAAGAAGGGTTCAAGTATTCGAACAATCGTGGTTTATGTGGAACTGGATTTGCCAATTTAGATTCTTGTCAAATAGTAAGCAATTCAGATCCAATTAGACCAGAACCATATGTGCCTACAAAGAATTCTACAATTGATTATCCGACTTCGCCTGAACAAACGGCTAAAAACTGCGGCAATGCTGATTGTAGAAGGCGCTCAGAATCTTTGATAATTGCTTTGATTTTTGTGATGATTGGTGTAATTTTTGTTTCTTCTGTTACGGCACTATTTCTGATCTTACGATACCGTCGCCAGAAACAGAAGATTGGAAACACTGGTGAAATTTCTAATAGTCGTCGGCTTAGTACTGACAAGATCAAGGAAGTGTGCAGGAAGAACGCATCGCGCCTTATAAGTTTGGAGTATTCCAACGGATGGGATCCGTTATCCAGAAATCTCAGTGGTTACTCGCAAGAATTTCTCGAAAGCTTTATGTTTAATCTCGAAGAAGTAGACCGAGCAACTCAGTGCTTCTCGGAGCTAAATTTATTGACGAAGAGCAATATTTCGGCTAACTATAGAGGAATCTTGAGAAACGGATCTGTTGTGGTTATAAAGTGCGTTGCCAAGACAAGCTGCAAGTCTGATGAAACTGAGTTCTTGAAAGGCTTGAAGATATTAACTTCATTAAAGCACGATAATCTGGTTCGGTTGAGAGGCTTTTGCTGTTCGAAAGGCCGCGGGGAATGTTTTCTGGTTTACGATTTTGTTTCGAACGGGAGTTTGTCGAAGTATCTTGATGTTAAGAGAGGAAGTGATGAGGTACTTGAATGGTCCACTAGAGTCTCCATAATCCATGGTATTGCCAAAG GTATTGGTTATCTACACGGGAAAAAGGGAAGCAAGCATTATTCTCTAGTTCATCAGAATATATCAGCCGAAAAAGTACTTCTCGATTCTCGGTATAATTCCTTACTTGCAGATTCAGGATTGCACAAACTTCTTGCAGATGATGTTGTTTTCTCCACCCTCAAAGCTAGTGCTGCAATGGGGTATCTGGCACCAGAATACGCGACAACCGGTCGTTTTACCGAAAAAAGTGATGTGTATGCTTTCGGGGTGATAGTTTTCCAACTTCTCATTGGAAAACATGATATCACCCTATTAAGTCGTCAATGGGAAGAAACTGGTAATTTGAAAGATATTATCGATGAAAATCTTGAAGGAAATTTTTTAGAATCCGAGGCCGAGAAATTGGCGAGACTCGCTTTGGTTTGCACCAATGAATCTCCCCATCTCCGGCCGACTATGGAGGATATAATGAGAGAATTGTGTGATGATAAGTGGTAA